The following are encoded together in the Daucus carota subsp. sativus chromosome 5, DH1 v3.0, whole genome shotgun sequence genome:
- the LOC108220303 gene encoding uncharacterized protein LOC108220303 has product MANTSCALLIDGSSQRMDALKIGHPKTREVLDEKTEKEVCGSSKQSDENDFYTLEDLDQMENKSYAYMARKYPNIGIKINKSFRTRSMSENQAGFSKGKNAYTRSGSGSGYKTRICFSGDGFGKEQNLPSADGFGNEHNLPEGDINWATLDSWSQELELAKFDQGSTVEVSGYEGASDLPDIKATFNDPEVDELIKNEASWGVEADANLVVNQDNMAFNQQEDNVVADAHGSGVQVVANQVHPAVNTFQLALEHLSNSDARIRALIQAHPQLPVFDGHGMTTFQKLIRALIEAGGSQSTRPTRFRELGNLCQNNVNPQSVAGLGVEQLVAIGVHGQKKATAIISFASAFLDNTDEEIDQVAADTSPLLYRRFLNVKQIGPYSALYMLIFGIGRLDFMPAGEKDLRSRIQRHYHGHADANYENWEPYRGLAAWLIMTYVQK; this is encoded by the exons ATGGCCAACACTTCATGTGCTCTCCTTATAGATGGCTCAAGCCAAAGGATGGATGCACTGAAGATAGGGCATCCTAAGACCAGAGAAGTTCTTGATGAGAAAACTGAAAAAGAGGTGTGTGGAAGTTCAAAGCAATCTGATGAAAATGATTTTTATACTCTGGAGGACCTTGATCAGATGGAGAATAAATCTTATGCTTACATGGCTAGGAAATATCCCAACATCGGGATCAAGATAAACAAGTCTTTCAGAACAAGATCGATGAGTGAAAATCAAGCTGGATTCAGCAAAGGGAAAAATGCTTATACAAGATCAGGATCTGGATCTGGGTATAAGACTAGAA TTTGTTTTTCAG GGGATGGATTTGGCAAAGAACAGAACTTGCCTTCAGCAGATGGATTTGGCAATGAACACAACTTGCCTGAGGGAGATATCAACT GGGCCACGTTGGATTCATGGTCTCAAGAACTGGAGTTGGCCAAATTTGATCAGGGATCCACTGTTGAAGTTTCAG GATATGAAGGAGCATCCGATTTGCCTGATATAAAAGCTACATTTAACG ACCCAGAAGTGGATGAATTGATTAAGAACGAAGCATCCT GGGGTGTTGAAGCAGATGCCAATTTGGTGGTCAACCAAGACAACATGGCGTTCAACCAACAAG AAGATAATGTGGTGGCTGATGCACATGGCAGTGGGGTCCAAGTAGTGGCTAATCAGGTGCATCCAGCTGTTAACACATTTCAGTTGGCTCTTGAACATCTAAGTAACAGTGATGCTAGAATCCGGGCTCTCATTCAAGCACATCCGCAGCTGCCAGTTTTTGATGGCCATGGGATGACTACATTTCAGAAGTTGATTAGGGCTTTGATTGAGGCAGGGGGCAGTCAATCAACGAGGCCCACAAGATTTCGTGAACTGGGTAACCTGTGCCAGAATAATGTAAATCCTCAATCCGTTGCTGGGCTAGGTGTTGAACAGCTCGTTGCAATAGGTGTTCATGGCCAAAAAAAAGCCACGGCTATCATTTCTTTTGCGTCTGCCTTCTTAGACAACACTGATGAGGAGATAGATCAAGTAGCGGCAGATACTAGCCCACTTCTCTACCGTAGGTTTTTGAACGTTAAACAAATCGGACCCTACTCTGCACTATATATGCTAATTTTTGGAATTGGGCGACTTGATTTTATGCCAGCTGGTGAAAAGGATTTAAGAAGCAGAATCCAGAGGCATTATCATGGACATGCAGATGCCAACTATGAGAATTGGGAGCCCTATCGAGGTTTGGCTGCATGGTTGATTATGACTTATGTGCAGAAATAA